One genomic segment of Oncorhynchus kisutch isolate 150728-3 linkage group LG15, Okis_V2, whole genome shotgun sequence includes these proteins:
- the LOC109905157 gene encoding uncharacterized protein LOC109905157 produces the protein MYLLRFSIAIILGFVWYLFDRGQVAAQIALCLLFWQSTPNILIKTRRESGTQTDDVAEEHLFQETTNHLGCDVTDTTSTKAETSQETQFPHVKRSLQQVFDCAYAQLVLPWYSVPEPCDSQLLHQVLWKEFDQVIDQVISRGKDFDVCAASVGCIRILTQHLHNAKQSHRKPLFRSRGEEVEVLRVFSEALVRNLLPQSLWGLAVSHCALNEIVALKVLDLLVRWLSDPDNLNQLVVSQLDGATRKSSVAELCESHSDRASPASLESQASGATQEETEDAQTSDSKSKKKANKLKEGWSKFLDKMRLKNAKREKMKKREQALVVTAMSIQGRPSNKTEGSSREGSIRNQQDSDSEDSDLESYWNSVHEDMMEFNLSYELWRVGHWAVSVPCVERENEELCFTVHLEERDNPENLHWNVRKTQTDIIHFRNLWQDSATLPSLSMLEENTEVNISEDFKEAKKSIKHFLQELVSDDLVGHTQPVFQFLCPLDKLLVEEDHVGEVWGLFSGLAYFLTPGQEEDEDKHNSLGRGTKPDDSNTMEAADPTATENLDGDTRDDLARGPCIIISQCDEDSPPEPSSIECCRDDETEPIEKSDILVNADKTKESENPITSHLKMAIKRLSRSEECLAQTKSDTPEDQTDSFCRLRRSSENGSSQFDLTGSPTHPFGGKSNKKEKLTFKMSGGMPKSKGNEMGSQPKLEDSPCLKKEQSSWEQMEATKALFDLLKAISGNSILLNIFDAILKPVMPILKKKVNSFLNNMNPTEAQIASYIDNLREKQWPGGLPEVTCPIPHRSSEEKHETKDRAHHLINARYSNYLILKKTNMESAFKLFQDCEENKKLVYMLLSFLLRELLPGEDALNVSAITQQKVNVN, from the exons ATGTACCTGTTGCGCTTCTCTATTGCCATCATTCTTGGGTTTGTGTGGTATTTATTTGACCGCGGACAAGTAGCGGCTCAAATAgctttatgtttactattttgGCAATCAACCCCAAATATTTTAATAAAGACCAGACGGGAAAGCGGAACTCAGACAGACGATGTGGCTGAAGAACATTTATTCCAG GAAACCACCAACCATTTAGGTTGCGATGTGACTGATACAACAAGCACTAAAGCTGAAACATCACAGGAGACACAGTTTCCCCATGTGAAGAGATCTCTTCAGCAAG TGTTTGACTGTGCCTACGCCCAGCTAGTCCTCCCCTGGTACAGCGTCCCCGAACCCTGTGACAGTCAGCTCCTGCACCAGGTGCTGTGGAAGGAGTTTGACCAAGTCATCGATCAAGTCATCAGCAGAGGCAAAGACTTTGATGTCTGTGCTGCAAGTGTGGGCTGCATTCGCATCCTGACCCAGCACCTCCATAATGCCAAACAGTCTCATAG aaAACCATTGTTCCgctctagaggagaggaggttgaaGTTCTCAGAGTGTTCTCTGAAGCACTGGTGCGAAACCTTTTACCCCAGTCCCTATGGGGACTGGCAGTCAGCCACTGTGCCTTAAATGAGATAGTTGCCTTAAAAG TACTGGACCTGCTGGTGCGTTGGCTCTCAGACCCTGACAACCTCAACCAGCTGGTGGTGAGTCAGCTGGATGGAGCGACCCGTAAAAGCTCTGTGGCGGAGCTGTGTGAGTCCCACTCTGACAGGGCCTCTCCAGCCTCCCTGGAGAGCCAGGCCAGTGGAGC GACTCAGGAAGAAACAGAGGATGCGCAAACCAGTGACAGCAAGTCCAAAAAGAAAG CTAACAAATTGAAGGAAGGCTGGTCTAAATTCCTTGACAAGATGAGATTGAAGAATGCTAAAAGGGAGAAGATGAAGAAAAGGGAGCAGGCGCTGGTTGTCACGGCCATGTCTATCCAGGGTCGTCCATCAAACAAAACTGAAGGGAGTAGCCGGGAGGGCTCCATCCGGAACCAGCAGGACTCTGACAGT GAGGACAGTGATCTGGAGAGCTACTGGAACAGTGTACACGAGGATATGATGGAATTCAATCTGTCGTATGAGCTGTGGCGGGTTGGCCACTGGGCTGTCAGCGTCCCTTGT GTGGAGAGGGAAAACGAGGAACTGTGTTTTACAGTTCACCTGGAGGAGAGGGACAACCCTGAAAACCTTCACTGGAACGTGAGGAAGACTCAAACAGACATCATCCACTTCCGCAACCTATGGCAG GACTCTGCTACTTTACCCTCCCTATCCATGTTAGAAGAGAACACTGAGGTGAACATCAGTGAGGATTTTAAAGAAGCCAAAAAGTCCATCAAGCACTTCTTACAG GAGCTGGTGTCTGATGATCTAGTGGGCCACACTCAGCCAGTGTTTCAGTTTCTGTGTCCTCTGGACAAGCTTCTGGTTGAAGAGGATCATGTGGGGGAAGTGTGGGGCCTCTTCAGTGGCCTGGCCTACTTCCTGACTCCGGGCCAAGAGGAAGATGAG GACAAGCACAACAGCCTTGGAAGAGGGACCAAACCAGATGATTCCAACACAATGGAGGCTGCAGACCCAACTGCAACTGAGAACCTGGATGGCGATACAAGGGATGACCTGGCCCGGGGCCCATGTATCATCATCTCCCAATGTGATGAGGATTCTCCTCCAGAACCCAGTTCcattgagtgctgcagagatgacgAAACCGAACCAATAGAGAAATCTGACATTTTGGTTAATGCAGACAAAACCAAGGAATCTGAGAACCCCATAACTTCTCACCTAAAGATGGCAATTAAAAGGCTATCTAGATCAGAGGAGTGTCTGGCCCAAACAAAATCAGACACCCCTGAAGACCAGACTGACTCTTTCTGTAGACTGCGACGTTCCAGTGAAAATGGAAGCTCGCAATTTGACCTCACTGGCAGTCCAACACATCCTTTTGGTGGAAAGTCGAATAAAAAGGAGAAACTCACTTTCAAAATGTCAGGAGGGATGCCCAAGAGTAAAGGAAATGAAATGGGGAGTCAGCCAAAATTAGAAGACTCACCGTGTTTGAAAAAGGAACAATCCAGCTGGGAGCAAATGGAAGCAACCAAAGCCCTTTTTGATTTGTTGAAAGCAATATCTG GCAATTCCATCCTTCTGAACATATTTGATGCGATTCTGAAACCCGTCATGCCGATATTGAAAAA GAAAGTGAACAGCTTCTTGAATAATATGAACCCAACGGAAGCACAGATTGcctcctatatcgacaacctgcgTGAGAAACAGTGGCCCGGGGGCTTGCCGGAGGTGACATGCCCTATACCCCATCGCAGCAGTGAGGAGAAGCATGAAACCAAAGACAGAGCTCACCACCTCATCAATGCCAGAT ATTCAAACTATTTAATCTTGAAGAAGACCAATATGGAGTCAGCATTTAAGCTCTTCCAGGACTGTGAAGAAAACAAGAAGCTGGTCTAT ATGCTGCTTTCATTCCTGTTGAGAGAGCTTCTGCCAGGTGAGGATGCCCTTAATGTGAGTGCCATAACCCAGCAGAAAGTGAACGTCAACTAA